CGCGGAAGCGATCGAGACCTACCGCGCCGAGAACGAAGGCGTCATCGACCAGGATCTGCCCGCGTTCGTCATCGCCGATAACGGCGAGCCGGTCGGCAGGATAACCGACGGCGACGCGGTCATACTCTTCAACTTCAGAGGCGACCGCGCGATCGAGATCAGTATGGCGTTCGACGACGAAAACTTCACCGCCTTCGACAGAGGCGCGCGCCCCGACGTCATATACGCCGGAATGCTGCAGTACGACGGCGACCTCGAGCTGCCGAAGAACTACCTTGTCAACCCGCCGGAGATAAAGGACACGCTCAGCGAGCTGCTCGTCGCTCACGGCCTTAATCAATACGCCGTTTCCGAAACGCAGAAGTACGGCCACGTAACGTATTTCTGGAACGGCAACAGAAGCGGCAAGACCAGCGAGGAGCTCGAGACCTTCGAGGAGATCCCCTCCGACAAGGTTTCCTTCGACGAGCGCCCGTGGATGAAGTCCGCCGAGGTCACCGACGCGATGATAGCCGCGCTGAAGAGCGGCAAATACGACTTCCTGCGCTGCAACTATCCCAACGGCGACATGGTCGGACACACCGGCAGCTACGACGCCGCGATAATCGCCGTCGAATCGGTCGATATCGGCCTCGCGCGTCTGATAAAGGCGGTCGACGAAGCCGGCGCGATCCTGCTCGTTACCGCCGACCACGGCAACGCCGACGAAATGCTCGAGAAGAACAAGAAGGGCGAGCTTCAGGTGCGCACCGCGCATTCGCTCAACCCCGTCCCGTTCATTATCTACGACACGCAGGCAAAGCATGAGATAATCGACGGCGAATACGGCCTCGCCAACGTCGCCCCGACAATCGCGAAACTGCTCGGACTCACGCCTCCCGCGAGCTGGCAGCCGAGCATGATATGAAAACAGAATAAAAATTATCCGAAAACCGCAAGAGTTAGTTTAATTCCTGCGGTTTTTGTGTTATAATCAAGGCGAAGAAGGGGAGGGCGAAGTATGTTCGAAGGTTTCGTTCCCGATTATACGAATATCGTAGACGCCGCGCGCAACAGATCCGCGAAGCGCCTGCCGCTTTACGAGCACCAGATTGACGACGCGATTATGGAAAAGATCGTCGGCAGGGAGTTTTCCGGCCTGCAGGACGGCTCTGCCGCGGAAGCGGCTGAATACGTCGGCCGCGTCTGTGAAAGCTACCTGAAATGCGGTTACGACACCGTTACCTTCGAGCGCTGGCTCAGCGTCGCGTTCCCGGGCAGCGGCGCGCTCGGCGGTCACAAGCCGCCCGTGATAAGAGACCGCGCCGACTTCGAGAAGTACCCCTGGGACGAGGTGCCGGATAATTTCTTCAAGCTTTACGGCAAGCTTTTCGACGGCCTGCGCGAAAAGCTCCCCGCCGGAATGAAGGCGATAGGGGGCGTAGGCTGCGGCGTCTTCGAGTGCGTCGAGGACCTCGTCGGATATCAGGATCTCTGCCTGCTTTCTTATGACGATCCGGAGCTTTACGCCGACCTTTTCAAAAAAGTCGGCGGCGTCAGCGCCGCGACGTGGGAACGCTTCATCCGCGAATACGGCGACCTCTACTGCGTGCTGCGCTTCGGCGACGATCTCGGCTACAAGTCGAATACGCTCCTGCCGCACGATGATATCAGAACGCATATAATCCCGCAGTACAAGCGGATAATCGATATGGCGCACGCGAGCGGAAAGCCGTTCCTGCTGCACTCCTGCGGCAACATCTTCGGCGTTTTCGACGACCTTATCGCCGCCGGAATAGACGCGAAGCACTCGAACGAGGATCAGATCGCGCCATTCACCGAATGGGTTGAGCGTTACGGCGACCGCATCGGCAACTTCGGCGGCGCGGACGTCGACGTGCTCTGCCAGTCTTCGGAGTCGGAGATAAGAGAATACGTCACGGATATATTGAAAAAGTGCGAGGGGCGCGGGGGCGTCGCCTTCGGCTCCGGCAATTCGATAGCCGGATACGTCCCGGTGGAAAACTATCTCGCTATGGTGCGCACCGTACGCGAATACCGCGGCGAAAAGTGACCGCCGCAGTGTGAAACTTGCGTGTGCGCCTTGTATTCCTCATTTTCTTCTGAACGAACGTGACTTACGGTTCGTTTTTTACGGGTATATAAGTGAAGAGTGTTCAACAGTCGTGATAACAGGAGGCGCGATTATGAAAAGGATCATTGCGTTGACGCTGGCGCTCGTTATCGGAGCGGCGATATTCGCGGGCTGCGGAAACCAGCCGGCGGAGCCGGATCCGGCAGCCGCGGGCTACGTCGAAAAACCGGTCGGCAAGGTCAACGGCGCCGCGCTTTACAACCTCGACGAAAAGCTGCTCGACTATATCGCCGAGCGGCAGAGCGGAAACTTCGTCATATCTCCGATGTCATTCAAATACGCCTACGGGCTTATGCTCGCCGGCGCGGAAGGGAACACGAAAAAAGAGCTCCTTGGCGCATTCGCGCTGGAGAACGAGCATTATATCAATAAAGCGCTCTCGTCGTTCAATGAGTACGCGGATGAAAGCGCGGGCAATACCGATCTGAAAATCGCAAACTCCGTGTGGACGCGCGAGGACATAGGCTCGGTAAAACAGAGCTATAAAGAGAAAATCAAAGAGTATAACGCGGAATACTTTGACTTTTCCGGAAACGTCGCCGAAAAAGCCGACGAATGGGTGAAGGGAAAAACCAACGGTATGATCCCGCGTCTTTTCCCCGAGGGTCACGATACATCCGACCTCGTTATGCTGCAGCTGAACGCCTTATATTTCAAGGGTGCCTGGGATTCGGAGTTCAAACCCGAAGACAATCAACGTTCTGATTTTACGAAGGAAGACGGTTCTTTCGTCGAAAAGGACTTTATGTTCCAATCGGAAGCGATGCCGTATTACGAGGATGAGGATACCAAACTTGTGATCTTGCCTATCAGAGACTTTTATAGCGAGACGGGCGTCGTTTTCGTTCTCGGAAGCACCGACGATCTGATCGAAAAAATCGGAAAGGCTTATAACAGCAGGCCGATAGTCAATCTGGCGATACCGAAGTTCGAGGTCGAAACGTCTTTGGAGAACGGCGAGTTCTGCGATTTCCTGAAAGCGTGCGGCGTTGCCGACGCGTTCGATGCTTCGGACGCGGACTTTTCCGGAATTACCGATATGCCGCTTTATGTCAGCGAGATCATCCAGAGAGCGAAGCTCGGAATCAACGAAAAAGGAATAGAAGGCGCGGCCGCGACGGAAATAGGTTACTCTTTAGGTTTCATGCCGACGGAATCGGTGGATTTCAAAGCCGACCGCCCGTTTTCCTTCTTCGTCGTCGCCGATCTTCAGACGTCGCGCCACGTTATTTTCGAGGGGCGCATCGTCGAGTAAAATCCGCAAAATATTTCGCCGATTTATCTTGCAACGTCAAAATCGTTATGGTATAATTACGCTATCAAACAACCTACCCGAGGGGGCGGCAGTATGTCTATTCTCAATGAAATAAGCGAATACATCCAGCGCGGCAGAGCGCCGGAGGTCGAGGCCTCCGTCACAAAGGCGCTTGAAGACGGCATTCCCGCGCAGCAGATACTTTCAGAAGGACTGCTCGACGGAATGAACGTCATCGGCGAGAAGTTCAAGAATAACGAAGTCTTCGTGCCGGAGGTGCTTATCGCCGCCCGCGCGATGAATAAAGGCACCGCGCTGCTCAAGCCCTACCTCGCCGCGGAAGGCGTCAAGGAGAAGGGCGTCGCCGTCATCGGTACCGTAAAGGGCGACCTGCACGACATAGGCAAAAACCTCGTCAAGATGATGATGGAGGGGCGCGGCATAAAGGTCATCGACGTCGGCGTAGACGTCCCCGCGCAGAAATTCATCGACGTCGCCGAAGAAAACGACGCGCAGATCATCTGCTGCTCCGCGCTGCTGACGACGACGATGAACGAGATGAAAAACGTCGTCGACGCAGTCAACGCCTCCGGGCTCAAGGGCAAGGTCAAGGTCATGGTCGGCGGCGCGCCTGTCAGCCAGGCGTTCGCCGACAGCATCGGCGCGGATTGCTATACCTCCGACGCCGCCTCCGCAGCCGAAGCTGCGGTGGGCTTCCTTGAATAGCAGTTTCGGAAATAATCGTTAAAACAAACCGCACGACCTGCGGTTTGTTTTT
This is a stretch of genomic DNA from Clostridia bacterium. It encodes these proteins:
- a CDS encoding serpin family protein, yielding MKRIIALTLALVIGAAIFAGCGNQPAEPDPAAAGYVEKPVGKVNGAALYNLDEKLLDYIAERQSGNFVISPMSFKYAYGLMLAGAEGNTKKELLGAFALENEHYINKALSSFNEYADESAGNTDLKIANSVWTREDIGSVKQSYKEKIKEYNAEYFDFSGNVAEKADEWVKGKTNGMIPRLFPEGHDTSDLVMLQLNALYFKGAWDSEFKPEDNQRSDFTKEDGSFVEKDFMFQSEAMPYYEDEDTKLVILPIRDFYSETGVVFVLGSTDDLIEKIGKAYNSRPIVNLAIPKFEVETSLENGEFCDFLKACGVADAFDASDADFSGITDMPLYVSEIIQRAKLGINEKGIEGAAATEIGYSLGFMPTESVDFKADRPFSFFVVADLQTSRHVIFEGRIVE
- a CDS encoding corrinoid protein; its protein translation is MSILNEISEYIQRGRAPEVEASVTKALEDGIPAQQILSEGLLDGMNVIGEKFKNNEVFVPEVLIAARAMNKGTALLKPYLAAEGVKEKGVAVIGTVKGDLHDIGKNLVKMMMEGRGIKVIDVGVDVPAQKFIDVAEENDAQIICCSALLTTTMNEMKNVVDAVNASGLKGKVKVMVGGAPVSQAFADSIGADCYTSDAASAAEAAVGFLE
- a CDS encoding 2,3-bisphosphoglycerate-independent phosphoglycerate mutase codes for the protein MKRPVVCVVMDGVGFSKTGLGDAVGNANTPTLDKLFATCPHTRLKAHGAAVGLPGDDDMGNSEVGHNALGCGQIYSQGAKLVNESIESGKLYQSAVWKKIVAGCVERSSTLHFIGLLSDGNVHSNVSHLFAMLKKAKSEGVKKARVHILLDGRDVPATSALIYVEQLENVLAELNDAGFDGKIASGGGRMKVTMDRYKADWNMVKIGWDTHVRGEGRQFASAAEAIETYRAENEGVIDQDLPAFVIADNGEPVGRITDGDAVILFNFRGDRAIEISMAFDDENFTAFDRGARPDVIYAGMLQYDGDLELPKNYLVNPPEIKDTLSELLVAHGLNQYAVSETQKYGHVTYFWNGNRSGKTSEELETFEEIPSDKVSFDERPWMKSAEVTDAMIAALKSGKYDFLRCNYPNGDMVGHTGSYDAAIIAVESVDIGLARLIKAVDEAGAILLVTADHGNADEMLEKNKKGELQVRTAHSLNPVPFIIYDTQAKHEIIDGEYGLANVAPTIAKLLGLTPPASWQPSMI